TGTAATTAACGGTTATAATAGAACACAACACCAGTATTGCGTATTGTTCTGCGCTTACTTAAGAACAGAGCATAGCCATGCCTTATATATCCCGGTTATGAAAGTGTACTTAAAAAACTCAACACATCAGTCGACCAATTATCTACTTATAGAGCAATTAATCATGgaataattagttaataatGCTTAGTGTATATACAGAATGTCCAGTAATAATCGTATCTCTTCTCGTGTGCAGGTAGAAcggattaaattttattttcattaaactgAATGAACGGGTTAAATTGATCTAATGagttcaattttttaactaatttctCATTGTTACGAAAATCACACAAAACGCTAGAGGACTTTTCTCAGTTCAATTTAACTCGTTCTACTTGCACACGAGAGGTAGTACTGTTATTACCAAGCactctgcatatatatatatatatatatatatatatatatatatatatatattttgtatattggCCATGGAATACATGGTTCTTATCAATCacacaaaatacattttttattctctttatatattttaacagcTTGCCAAGAGAAAAACAAAACCAGTTGGTATAACTATCAGAGAAGTTTGTGAAAGGTGATGTCAAGCTCGAATACATATAGCTGCtatcttttctataaattgtttttcttttatttattttttaaattttttaaagaaagaaattagttaatattggttttttttttattttattttgtgtagaaaaaattttatttttattatcaaatatatatttatatatcgttttGCATgatcatatacaatataattgtagAAAGATATTGGATTTCGTTTCATTCAATATATTGGCAATATTTATCGagaatttatctaaattttttattagtgcCAATGgcgaagaatatttattatgattgtaaaatataaaattaaaaaaaattaatatatataaattattattttattgttatgatatgagatgatattttttcaaataatatgataCAGGCTATCGAtgctgatattttaaaaaaagtatgatttgaaatttatatatacactacttgtgcatacatatatatacatatatatatataaaaataaaaggatgATTAGTCAAccatcaataaatttttatatgtctgTAAACTTTGCTAAATCTGTGTTtgcaatacaataatttttaaatataatttgaaacatGTGACATAAATGTTTGTGCTAtagcagaaaaaaataggTGTATTGATTATAAACTAGTACAattcatttattaacaatCGATGAATGAGaatgtttattttgaaagaaaagtattatataaatgttgctTGGAAAGATGCAGCTATAAGCTTGCGTGcgaaacaaataaattgatCTCTGTTTGTTGGTACTTTAATGAGACTGTctcatatgtatatctatacatattgcatacatatacctattttttttctttttttattacaattgttTAGTCTTTTTATTTGGTGTCTATGTTCTATGAAAAACACAAGGGACATCTTTTAAAACACTTAAAAATGCTACTGCTTTGCGCAATACTTAatgtaaagataattttatataagaaccGTCTTCCCACATCTCTTTTAATAGAAAGTGACTTATCAACCTCCTCTCAATGCGCACACATATCATTCATGTAACATCTTTtgaacaatcttttttttttaattcaaaagttCATTGTAAACATTTGTAACATCGCTGATAATAATCTATACATTTCATCAgagatacacacatatacacaatagcgataataaaacaaaaaaagttagCCAGTATTTGGATGATTTGCTGAACGATATTGCGAATATTGAATTACTCTTAATAGAAATTGCGAGAAGCAGATACTAAGTTTGATTATATAGAAACGCAACGAAAGTAAcgctgtaaatataaagagaaagaatcaTATTTTGTCGTGATGAGTGTGATGTGTGTGTAGAATACATGATGAAAAAGGGAAGcggggaaaaaaagagatagcgAGAGAGAATGCGAGAATGATAGTatacttgtaacaaatatgataatatacttGTAATAAAGCATATAAAAGTCGACTTAAGCGTAATAGTATGAAAGTAGGATTAcaagaagataaatatttgcCTGTTAAAAAATGACTATTCTATGTTTATGTTTGATAAAAGCTATTTCTACATACTTTAATGAGATACTTCTACTGTAGCTCAGTGATAATTGTCcttatttgtgtgtgtatgtgtgtacgtgtgtacgCGTGCGATGAAAGAATTTGCTTAACTTTTTCGTGTGCGAGAATATAATTAGCTgtagaaacattttataatcaacaAAATTCTCAGTCTATCTTTTCTAtaatcataaagaaaaaaaaaaacaaaaactacTCATGAAGATATAGTCTTCCGTTTCcggtaatataatatcatcgCGAGAGTAACGATActtgcattataatattagaaaaaaatttaacaaaaaaaaaaaaaaaaacttttttgccAATCATGACAATATTCGGAGGAAGCTGTACAAAACGAATCGGATTATGCGATATTCGAAGAGCTTAAATACGACAGACTGCAATgacaattatatgaaaaagaaaaatatatatataaatatataaatacatatacagttgtaagagaaaaagagcgaaagaaagaaagagaggttGCAAGTATAACGACGAGGAAAACATCGGGCCAAACAGCAGTGTAATATTAAACAGACTGTATCCTAGAAATAATATTGCGGATACTCGTCACATATAGTATttcttattgatatatatatatatatatatatatatatatatatatatatatatatgtatatatatatatatatatatatataaatataaatataaatattaaatatacagcgcaagaaattttatataggaaATGAAAGATATCGACAGAGTTTTATCCATCTATCATCAACTAGTTCCACAGTCCTTGCgtgaaaattgcaaatttttttaaattgtaaaatattgtaaaaactaTTCAACAAGGCCGAGCGTTcgcacatataatataaattatatatacgttggACATGCGCGCACGAGATGATCTCAATTCCGCGATTACATATGTGAAAATGCGTTcggaattaaaatgattttagaCACTAAATGACCTAGTTGAGCCGCAAGTAAAAAGACAGAGAGACGCCTCCGATATACGCTGAGAATATTTCGTTGTCGACgatagagaaataattattcatacaaAAAAACACGGTTAGAAAGtagttttatacatacatgcaacacacacacacacacatacacacacacacgcacacacactgAAAAGTATCGGtacgaaataaaagaaaaactttttacaaaatatatatgttcgtatatttatttactttcgcACGGAGAGATTGATATATgatcttataaattttctccCTTCTACTTCACTTATTTCGTTTCTCTTTTATGTTTCTATGATTATTTCAAGCAATATAtatgagagaaatataaaaaatgtaaaaagattcACATCGAATTGAGAGAGAATAAGcaaatatgtgaaaattcgaaaatattgttaataataataattcagatGCAGATAATAGCGAcgcagaattaattataaaataaaatacgtacATTTGGTCGATTATCGTGCATCAATTCCACTTTCTCGTTACGGGACGATGATAGCGGGAAGAGAATTCCGGGCAGTCGCAAACGGACACGGAGTCGACCGAAACCGCGATGCGCCACATTATCCACGTGCGCGTTTAATCTCTTACGAGGAACATCCGACACTGACCGCGagagataatttttcacacGCGAGCTTCACTTTTGAACGAATTAAAAATCGCGAGAAACACGGAGCGATTCGCGGCGCGTTCCACGATTGACCATGATTCGAGATGAATTGCGATTATCGAAGTATGCATCTCGATCGATCCTAGAATAAGGGCTGCCAACCGACAGAATTGCTAATTACCTTTCGTTTTACATATGCATATGCAATAACACCGACGAGACAAATATCTCGTCGGtggcaataaaaattaataaaaataattctactattaataatattttattattgataaaataatattagtaaaatgCAGATATATTACTTGAAAGATTAATTTGGTCGGCCAGAGTTTGGTCAAACTGGTTCttgtaaattcaaaaaattttagcaTATTTAGTagaaatatgtgtaatatacattatatatttgtgtgtgttagaaataatatgaacaaatttttcagcGGCTATCTTGGACAGAGCGTGAGGTAGTCAAAAggtatttcaattaatttcgagACAAACATATAAGCACATGACAAAGAGATCAACCAATCACGTGTTTAATATGCGGAACGCAGTAATTTTGTATTAGACACGTGATTGgtcaatattttctctatatatttaacaactATACAATCTGTGAGATTTTTCACTCTTGGTTTCGGCTTGTGCTTGTAATCGTAAAGTCAATGCAGGATGCAGGCAATGTAATTGCAATGTAAAACGTGCTGAGCACATAATTATTCAATCATTTTACCGGTATCATAACAGTGACACGTGGTGTAACGCGTACGTCATGGGAAGCACGGACACCACAACGAAATTGCTGAACGATAATCACGAAATCGAGGAGTACGGGACGAACTTGAAAATTCTACCCTGCAACAACCAGGTGAAAGAGTTGCAAACCATTTTACGGGATAAGTAAGTGACACTCTTGTTGTATTTTCCGATtagcaaatatgtatatattaaattgtaatcagaagcaaatatatctaaattttgtttttcaattcTCTTTTGCAGTTTCTTGTTACCAGAAAAGCATATTGTAGATACTTgtcaaatttaattgaatacttttaagtatatacatttggatatatacatataattaaatgctaaATTCTgcaaattattagaaatgatAGCTAGTCGCTTATTAATAGATCTCATTTTATAGGAATACCACAAGGAGCGATTTCAAGTTTTATGCTGATCGTTTGGtaagatatatttgattttagaatattatacataatgttGAAAGCACCCACTATagttagattttaaataatttaaatatgtatgtgcatgtatgtataaaaatatatatatgtgtgatataatcagatataaaatatacattgtgcttaaagtcttttttttttaacattttactaTATAAGATTCAGAGATCACCagtttaaatcaataattatttaagatattaagaaacaaaatatattgattgctcttggtggttttttttttatagatctatgttattttatgacaaaaatattatcttttttgaatattttagatCAGACTAGTTATTGAAGAGAGTTTGAACCAATTGCCTTTTACAAAATGTGTGGTAACAACTCCAACTGGTGCCAAATATAAAGGTTTAAAATATCAGAAGGGAAATTGTGGTGTATCTATAGTAAGAAGTGGAGAGGCTATGGAACaggtattataaaattaatgctaaacatattatatatctaaaggCTATCTTTGTGTTAGAATAAACTATTGAACTATCAtggaataaatgttttttgtaGGGTTTAAGAGATTGTTGTCGTAGTATCAGAATTGGTAAGATATTGGTAGAAAGTGATGCAGACACTCATGAAGCTAGAGTAGTTTATGCTAAATTCCCAGATGATATATCTGAAAGAAAAGTCTTATTGATGTATCCAATAATGAGTAAgtgtcgaaaaatatttatattataataattaaaagtgtaTGTGAcactctaaaaaatatttagaacatatttttttatgcacatATAGGTACAGGAAATACTGTTATAAAAGCTATAGCTGTACTGAAAGAGCATAATGTgcttgaagaaaatattattctatcaaatttattctgtacACCAATCGCAGCCAAATCTCTAGTCACTGCCTTTCCTAAGGTAACTGTTCTTGTATATTTCCATTTGCATAATAATgtctaattgaaaatttagctctaatacatatatttcactttaataaattattatatttttctgcagATGAAGATTTTAACATCAGAGATCCATACTGTTGCACCAAATCATTTTGGACAAAAATACTTTGGTAcggattaattatatttcactaCTGCATAATACACTAAGagaaatatgcataataaaatcgAGAGAAAATCAGTTAAGAATGATTATAtgctacaaaaataatattaaattttaacattatttgttatatgatatttaacaGTGATATGTAACaatgaaacatttaaaaaaagcatttttttgcaatttctaaatacatatttaaagatttagcTAGAGATTATgcaatttaaaacattttttatcataaataaatttttggtgttgttaattttgaattacaatgattaaaattaaaaagattaaaaatttatttatgatgacattaaagttatatatatatatatatatatatatatatatatatatatatatatatatatattaacatatgtcATATGAATAACTGAGTTACATGATTTGtgaaatttatgaaaacacTTGTCATAGAAATAGAATGCAGAcagcaatttaatataaataattcaaattttgttataaaccTATTTTTTGAGGGTTTTAAATCTAGTAGctgtaaatattcttttgattTTCTCTATGTATGATAAGACTGTAAGtaatacatttgttttaaatgTACTTAGAATCAATTGAAAATACCGAagtgaaataattgatatttttacaataacgTCTCTTTTACCAGACaacaattttttgtcaaatttttctaatctCTTGTGTTTTATAGTAGACATTATAGAGAactattatgaattttatatgtgcCATACttcatacaaaatatttgcataaattatcTTGCTTTAAGATAAATTGAGTATCATATGCGATAATATCAGTTCagatattgcatatatatatatatatacaaacacatacatacatacgtatatacacaTTTCTTAAATAGAAATTCATGAGGAATCACCGTCCTACTAAAaagtaaacaatttaatagataaataattaagagcTTGACATTacactaaattgttatattcaagattgttttattttttattattttataaaaaatgtttcattgaATTTAAGAAAACGAGAATCTTAACTGACATTAAACTTGTAAGTATGGTACTTAAGTAATGTCAGGTTTtctgtatgtataatatatgacgTGTGCGTTATTTGTATAGaagtatatagaaagaaaaaaggttaaaattattattatctattacagcatatgttaattaaaatatatacacaatgttCTTaagttatttatctttttctttttttttctttttttatctgatttagtttttataatattacatttacatgtgtattagcatacatatataaatttcatatgaaataaaatcaatatgcACTAGTGAATTTTtagtcatataatatatataaagcataattttattaaattttcaacaatgcatattaattgaatatttgttCTAAagtattcaattaaaaattaaagaaaagttgaattaaaataatattaaaaatttatttcttataatttgaCTCAATTGTTGTCGGAAAAGTAAATACCTCACTATATGTTATATAGTATCTTGAAATAATACATTGtacgtattatttttgttacatatatcttacaaaaatctttttttgtaagaaattaatccagttagataatataaatgtctACAGAAAAGCATAATATGAAATGTGATGAAATGCATTAAAATGTGTCAGAATGCATTAAAACAATTCTGAAAAtacaatgttataataatttaataattatacttctgtatatttttgaaacttataaaaagaaacactATATACATGTGAAAAGGGATAAAGAGATTTATGGTCTGAAATgcttatattgataaattataaaaattaaataattttgtttcattcttaattattgcattttatacgtaatttttaatggaatatttgtatacattgatacttataattatatacatgttcttacaattagtacatTGTAGTCGAAAGGGGtacaaatgttatttataatagtttaatgtagacaaaatataatacatttgttCAATGTGAAGAGAATTAAATAGTATAGtgcattatgtaatttatttatttacttgatGCCATATAAGTATTTTGATGCGATTAGGAAGAAATAGTCTTAATTGTTAATGTCAGTTAAGAACAAAGAAATGGTATATGCACAACagtacatatacattaaaaactatTCTATGTACAATATGTAGAATAAGgtcaaaatacaatttataactCAATAATTGAAACTTGAAGAAAAAAGCATCATATAGAActttataaatctttgatATCAACAAAAAAACACATAGGTATACCCATTGAATGGACTATGCAGCTTTTACATAcaagttttaaaaaagaaatataaagataatataatttataatttttaataagtaataattattacatgtttaattaaaagctaaaaaatttcagttgcaatattttaaagaaaagaatatctttAGTCAAAAAAATCCGttcaaaagaatttattcttaaaaagatCTAGATTGTCTATAAAGCTTTCTTATTAAACTATTTGCCTTATAACGTGCCTATGAAAAAGCTGCATTCAATAATCACAGTAATATCTTAGTAAGACCAACaatttatgtaatgtaaattccTGTTATTTGAGATGAGAAGCATTATATCCCCACTacttaaattataagtttatttacATTGTTTACGATCTTTTTCACGTATCaacaataaatttgtttaataaatatattgtaccaatattgataaatatacatatgtatatgtgcacatcaattattaattacttaatacatcaaataatataagtgaAATAAAGGCAACTTTATGAAACtacgtttttttatatatttttatataaattacagttttatataaattacaattattttatttaaataaatttacataataaaatatttttatattttttattaataaaattttgttagtaaaatatttttaaattatatttttaaataccaaTTTTTAGATGAAAGATAACTTATATATCTAGTATAATCatgttttatcatatattcattatcataatgatatgacataattatttaattaaatgatgtaATTCtgcattaattacataattattattaaatttttttgttgtatacgttttttaatcttttcaattacaattaaaaaatttattttagttttattattagtaataaaaatttccacaAAAAACTTAACTGTACATTCGTGAAAAAacttattcataaaaaattgtttaatatatcgagaatattctgaatatttttagatgattaatatatatacatataaacatatatatatatattgctattgtaaaaaagaatataagtaaatatattggtcgataatatattttattagaatattaataagaatatataataattaattcaaagatTTGTGTAATCAAATGTTGCCAAATTTTCTCATAAAGAATTCTTTTCAAACGtaaacacttttatatatgccaaacgtaatattataaaaaagacattgataattattgcTTTCAGGCTGTACTCGTGTCGTAGTGGAGACACCAAGTATACAAGAGAAAGATAATTGAGGAATTATATCTAGTATTGTTGAATCTCAAttgaattaatcaaaattagtaaatttttaaaaatataaattctgtaaaaaataaaaaagaaatgtatattgCAACTTTTCTAGATTAATCTCAGactatatagatattatataattttaattaaaaaaagcgtaaagaatatttttagatattttatgtcaagaaaaaatatattttgtgtatgtttttatactgcttaaaaatatttatataagtctGTTATAGAATAACATGCATATTCGAATATCATATCGATGTACTTACCATGttttacaatgaaaaatagaaCTAATCAAATTCTCCAAAGCTctatttagataatataatatttgttgttTTGTGATATATGATTAGAAATAGATTTCTAAGGGCATATAAATGGAATTTTAAGCTTGAATTGTTGTATTTATTAGTAAATTCTTGTATGCATTGTAACAATGATCGCTGtgatccatatatatatatatatatatatatatatatatatatatatatatatacacatatgtaatgtataatgaatattatttttataaattggtTATATCtactgattatatatatatttatctttctctctaatgcaatgttaaaatttattttaacattaatatattgaatcttTATTGTTACTGCTTCCCCATCTTTGTAATAAGAAAGACATGTTGTTAACAAGGAATACAAGctttgtcattatttttctcctttgattgcaataaattatatatgcatattaatcataaatttaatgtatcgtgttgaagaataaaattataatagcaaaaaaaataatgttttatctcatttattttttaacaaagcaATTTATAGCAAATGTAGGAAGCTAAATGTGTTATGACaatgatattatttgaatgatatataaaagtaataagatTTACACAAGATCTTTTTTAACGCCAGAAGAAAATGTGTTATTAAAGCAATAAgagaaatcatttatatagGCCTCTCAATTGTTACAATTGCTGCATTATCATGTACTGCTATTTTAGAACAGactatttttgaaaaacttttttaaaattatctcacatattatttgtgccaaataaataaaagatttcttacatattaggaatttattgtattttttcccAATAGTAGTAgttgtaagaatttttttcttttttttgtgaaaatgcttatatattatatattacaatataacttataaacatctcaaatattcaattcttctgtgttttaaaatagagctctttttaaatatcgaaaaGTTAATAATCACAATTGATTAAAATCAAAGATTTTGATAGCGAAATTACATTATGTTGAATAATAAGTATGAGTCATGTGCACATGTATCGATGAAATTATGTCATGCTATGAATCATATGTAGTATATTCTgtcatatatacgtataagtagtatgaataaaaatttatacaataaaaatagatatttataattgagcTATAAAGATCTAGAAATCTCTTctcttttgttctttttttctaaaaactatataattctctctaatatatatgtaatacataataagttgaagaaaaattaatgattttttacagCATATTTGGaaagacaatttttatcttaacgcatgaaatattcaaataacaagtcaaaaattatctttaatactGTACAtgtttgagattttttttttaaatatcataatataaatatcaaaattttttcatgtgtataacattcaattatatttttagatataaaaaaatccgatttataatagaaatatatctatatatatatatatatattttttttttatatatttcaaatgatattgtatatacgCATCTGTTGCTATATCCTACATGTTTTCTTACACGTTTTGCACTCtgcaataataatcaaaaagttGCAtacttaataagaaaaaaaaacgtaaaaaaatctatattctttaatttcattGTCGAGAGTGCTGTAATATTGAGTGCAGTGCAGTGTGTGTGAaacaatgcaaaataataaacaataaaggTGAAAACGTGTTATAAGACACCAATATGAAAGAATTGTTTCAATCACCTAATCAAACCTGTTGGAAAACAGACATTGGTGTGTGAAGATGCGTTTGATCTAAAATACAAagtatattctataaaagtatGTCCTCTATGCGTGTCACTTGTACTGTTCATTCAGCAGACTTTCCACAATACAGAATATTATCTTGGCAGTACCTTCATTCAGCCTTAGTAATGTAATAAACGTAGCTTTGCAAAATACGCTTGGGTGGAAAAGGAAGGATGTATGGAATATATTCCAACTTtacataggtatatatatatctctctcgtatctattcttctttctcttgGTCGTCGGATTTTTCCTCATTTTTATCTCCATTATCTTCGGCATGTTCACCCTCGTCACTAGTGATTTTTGCCGCGCTATCTACTTCAGTCGGTTTAGAATCATCTAAGGCTTTATTCTCGCTGTCTAGAGTTGTTCTTTCTGGTaaactaaagaaaataatattataaattttgttaatgtttaatatattcttacattataataatctgtTTATTAAATCAGTTACCTGTCGGAGAGAACTATATCTGCTTCTTTATCCGCGGAAGgctgaaagaaataaatgtgttAGACATGtagaaagtaatataataataaaataaagtaataaaatataaatttagtagtaaaattataaggCTGGTGAatacagaaaaagagagaaaaataggtAAGAGAAAGTTTTCtcttatgtgtgtgtgtgtgtgtgtgtgtgtgtgtgtgtgtgtgtgtgtgtgtgtgtgtgtgtgtgtgtgtgtgtgtgtgtgtgtgtgtgagtgagtgtgagagagagagagagagacagagagagagacaaattaaaataattatacagttaataatgctttattattataaaactacaaaatacagcatttattaatgtataccATTATACATGTTAGTTTCTTTTGAAAGGTATGTAAATAggaagtataaaaatataatgtatcaaCATGTATGTGTCCTACAtgtgtcaaatattaaatacatgacTAATTACTAGAAATAGCAATTAGTCATGTATTTATTGTTTGACATATGTAGGACACATACATGTTgacaaactatttttttatacttactatttatatgctaaaaaatagcaattagtcatgtatttattatttggtaATCTATAGTTTGAcagtttcaaatttttcctgtgtcaaagtatatatatattttttgacatagAAAAAATTCGGAACTgtcaatatatgataattgaaaaacaaaCTAACAAAGTTCTTATAAGCTAACAAAGGACTAATATTACCTCTCGACTTGAAGTATTTCCATTCTCTTGAATTCCATCGTTTTGAGATTTTGAATCAAGAGTGATTTCTGCAGTGCTGATTGCCGGCGTCACTTTCAAAAACTTTTCCAATTCATCCAATTCGTTTGCTAAATCAAAGTCTTCATAATcctgcaaaatttaattactacttatatgtattgtattagAAATACGATATCTCATTTAGATCATAATCTTTGCTGTTATATGTGTACAACATGCTTGtagaattaattgaaaatat
Above is a genomic segment from Anoplolepis gracilipes chromosome 3, ASM4749672v1, whole genome shotgun sequence containing:
- the Kri gene encoding uracil phosphoribosyltransferase homolog gives rise to the protein MGSTDTTTKLLNDNHEIEEYGTNLKILPCNNQVKELQTILRDKNTTRSDFKFYADRLIRLVIEESLNQLPFTKCVVTTPTGAKYKGLKYQKGNCGVSIVRSGEAMEQGLRDCCRSIRIGKILVESDADTHEARVVYAKFPDDISERKVLLMYPIMSTGNTVIKAIAVLKEHNVLEENIILSNLFCTPIAAKSLVTAFPKMKILTSEIHTVAPNHFGQKYFGCTRVVVETPSIQEKDN
- the LOC140663440 gene encoding SH3 domain-binding glutamic acid-rich protein homolog, encoding MVVKIYISGISGNKEVKKRQQRVTMILDSKNVEYEIIDITEPGKELEKEFMQTNSNARTNKYPLPPQLFNEDDYCGDYEDFDLANELDELEKFLKVTPAISTAEITLDSKSQNDGIQENGNTSSREPSADKEADIVLSDSLPERTTLDSENKALDDSKPTEVDSAAKITSDEGEHAEDNGDKNEEKSDDQEKEE